In Mucinivorans hirudinis, the DNA window GTAGTTTCATTTGATGATTTTATTAGGATTTTGGTTTATAAAAGTTTGCCAACTCGATTTTGTTGTGCACCGTGTAGCCGTGGGCGAACTCTGGGTATAGTGGTGACAGAGCGCCACCGCCAGAGCATCCGTGGCATCCAACTTATCGGGCGTATCAACACCCAATAACCTCCCCAAAAGTGCTGCCACCTGCTCCTTGGATGCCCTTCCGTTGCCGGCGATTGCCTGTTTAACACGCGTTGGTGCATACTCGAACACATCGACATTTTGCGCCAAGGCTGCTGCCATTGCTACCCCCTGCGCACGCCCCAGTTTCAACATACTCTGAACGTTAGTGCCATAAAATGGTGCTTCCAGAGCCATCTCCGCCGGTTTGTACTCTTTGATTAGTGCCGTGAGTCGTTCAAAAATGTGAGCCAGTTTTTGGTATGGGTCGCCAAATTTCCCCAGCGTTATCACCCCCATCACCACCACAACAGGGTTGTTGTCAACAATTTTGACAACCGAGTAGCCCATAAGATTTGTTCCGGGGTCTATGCCCATCACAACAAACCCCTCCCGCTCACCATCTCTTGTTTCGGGTTTGGCTCTTTGAGATATGGGCATACGCTTAATCATACTTACCGTAGGGTCAAAGGTATATATTTGTATCGAAATAACAAATAATTTGAGCAGTTGTTTGGGAACAACTGCTCAAATTATTTGTCCACTTAGTAACCCGGAGTCTGCTCCAACAGCGGGTCGTTGTTTAGGGTGGTAATATCCACGGGCCACAGGAGTTTGAACTTTTCGTTCGTGCCTATAACGGGCAGATTTGCCGGTTGAACAGGGTAAGCCTCCGTGAAGTTCACAACAGCAGAGAAGGCTAGAGGTTGTTGGGCGGCATCCTGCATACGAACGATGTCGAACCAGCGTTTACCCTCGGCGACAAATTCGCAATCTCTCTCTTTGAGAATGGCAAGTTCGTTTGCCGCAAACCCTTGGTTGGTGTGGACGTGTTTTTGGTAGTTTGCACCGTAGGCACGCTCGCGCACTTTATTGATCCAAGGGGAGGGGTCGTTACCGAGTTTGTTCTCAATTTCAGCCATCATCAAGTAGGCTTCAGCCAATCGATACACTTGCCAATCTGTGTTGTACACTCGGTTTGCTTCCGAGTTGATTTCGCCCATAAGTTTGAGCGTGACCACACCACCGTTGTTGAAGGTTTTGCCGCCGTCCGAGCTGGTGTAGACATCCACAAAGGTGGCATCGCGCCGCAGGTCTTCGGGGTCGAAGTATGCAAAGAAGCTGTATTTATATGCCTCTCGCAGCAGACCCGTGCTTTTGGCATTAATCATCTGCACCTCTTTTTCGGGGGTCATCAATGTGTGGTCTCTAAGGTACACTTGGTTGACAAATACGTTGTCTGCCGACACGAACGATGAGCCGAAGTTCGTAGCCTCCTTGTCCATAAAGCGCAGAGCAAAAATAGTCTCGGTGTTAGCTGCATTTTTGATACGGAATACGTTGATGAAGTCGGGCATCAATTTATACTGCGTTCCATTGACTATCGGGTCTAGCGCCGTCTTGGCTATGTTCAGGTCTGCCGTTGCGCCTGCCGCTTGGTCGCCCACGGAGACTTTTGCCGCCCAGAGGTAGACATCGGCTTTGAGCATCAAGGTTGCATATTTGCTCCACAGAGAGTGAGTTGTCTCGTACTGCGTATTGTCGCCGTATGCTGCTTCCGACTTTGCAATATCAGATTTTATGAATGCAAGAATCTCGCTCGCCTTGGCACGTGGTTGATAGAGTTTTTCCGCATAAATTTTGCCATCGAGAATCTTCACTTTATCAACCAGAGGCACGCCGCCGTAGGTTTTGTATAGCATAAAATACCACAAAGCACGGATGCCGTATGCTGTGCCGAGGAATTTATTGCGTTCTTGCGTTGTCAGGAATGTGCAACCTGTCTCCAACTCTGTGATGGCAAGGTTCACTTGCATCAGCGAGCCGTAGATACCCGCCCAACTTGTATAGCCGGTGCTGTTGGCTGTGAAGGCGTTATTTTTTTGTGGAGACGCATAGTTGGGGGAGGTATTAACGATGGAGTTCCCGGAGACCATCGTGCCGCCTCGCACCTCGCCCAGCAGGTAGAATCGCGTGTAGTTGCTGCGCATATCCGTGTGCAGACCGGTGATGAAACCGTTCACCTGAGCTTCACTTTTCCAAAAAGTGCCCACCGCATAGTAGTCCTCGGGGGTGAGGTTCAGAATGTTGCAACTCGCCATAGGCAAAAATAGGAGCGCAAATATCATATATTTTTTATATTTTTTCATAACTAGTTCTTATTATTATTATCGAATTAGAAAGTGATACTCAGACCAATGATAACGGTTTTTGGGTTCGGATATCCTCCGCCGAAAGTGTCGGTACTCCGACCCGCCATCCAAGCGTTCTTCATTGCCGAGAGGAAACCGAGGTTTTGTCCCGTCACCGACACATCCACGCGACTCATCTTAATCTTGGTTATCCACTCCTTGGGGAGGGAGTACGAGAGGGACACTTCGCGGAAGTTGAGGTAGTCGCCCCTGTGGTAGAATAGTGATGATTGGCGTGAGTAGTTTCGTTTATTGAGTTGGTCAGCCCAAATGTAGATTGGCATATCGCCGTTGGGATTTGTTTCGCTCCAAGTCCGAAGGGCATCGGTGGTGGCGTTGTAAGTTCCCTGAGTGGCTCCGACAAACCACTGCGTTGTGTGGTCTACCACCCAGAAACCGAGTGCATAATCCATACTCGCCCATAGGGATAGCCCCCTCCACGATGCGTTGATATTCAAACCGCCCGTCCAGCGCGGACGAGAGTTCCCGATTCGCACCTTGTCGAAGTCGTCGATGACGCCGTCTCCATTGACATCCAGCCATTTTGCATCACCCGCCGAGAGCGGAAATGCCTCGCCCTTGTTCTCAAGTTTTGCCCACTCATCCGGTGAGTAGAGCACTCGATTGTTCGAGCCGTTGATACCCGTTGAGCGGTCGATAAGATTGGCGGGAATCTCGCTCTCGGATTTGTATACACCCAAATATTTGAAAGCATAGTACACACCCGGCTCTTTTCCCTGCTGATATCCGCCTACCCACTCTTTCTCGTCACCATTGCCCGTGTAGACCTGAATGGCATTCTGACGGTTTCTCTCCAAACCGTTGTGGGGAAGTTCCACAATTTTGTTGATATTATATGCGCCGTTAATCCCCACCGATACCTGCCAATCGGGTGTGTCGATGATTCTGGCTTGGAGGTCAAATTCAAAGCCTTGATTTTGAATCTTACCGTTGTTGGAGAGTATGCTCGAGATGCCCGAGGATACGGGCAGAGTGATGCCGGCAAATTTGTCGAGTGTCAGTCGGTTATAGTAGGTCATATTGATATTGAAGCGGTTTTGGAGCAATCCGATATCGATACCGACTTCTGCTGTGCGCGATTTTTCCCAAGTGAGATAGGGGTTAGGAATACCGCTCAGCAGATAACCGACACCACCTCCATAGCGATTCGCCCCATATTGACCCTGCACCGTATACGAACCGACGTAGTCATCGGACACGTTGCCATTCAGACCGAAGCTCGCACGAATCTTGGCAAAGGAGACAATGTCTCTCATTGAGTCAAAGAAATCTTCCTTGGTCATAATCCAGCCGGCAGAGACCCCGGGGAAGAGACCCCATCTGTTCTGTTGGGACAATCGTGAGTAACCATCCTGACGGACGACCCCCGAAATGAGATATTTACCCAGATAGTCGTAGTTTACGCGCCCAAAGAATGAGAGTATGCGTTGATGGCTGTGTCGGTTGCTCATCTGACGCATATTTTCTTTATTTTCTGTGAGCGAGAGGTTGCCCAGGTCATCGGTTGGAGCGCCCGAACCGGAGGCTGCCAAACTGATGTAAGAGTAGTTGTAGTACTCACTACCGACCATTGCCGAAATATAGTGGTCCTTGATTTGTTTGTCGTAGCTCAACACGGCATTGTAAGTTTCGCTAAGCTCACGCCACCAAGAGGCGGAGGCATTTCGGGCGCGATTCCAGTTGTCGCCCGGAGCCGTCTGATAGTCCCTATTAAAGGATTCCGCATTAGCCTCCTCATACATCCAAATGGCGTTGATTTTCAGACTCAATCCATCTGCAAATTTCACATTGAAACCTTGGTTTATCGTAAATTTATCGGATTGGTTTTTGCGTATAAATTTTTCGATTTGATACTGTTGGTTGCCATCACCCGTGTTTGCACCCAGAAGCATCTCACCATCCGCATTGTATCCGCGGAAGGTGGGAGGTACCGAGAGTACGCGCCCAAAGTAATTTGCCTCTGAACCCTGAGTGGGCGGCAGTCCGTTCCACTTGGCTTCGGCGAATTGGAAGCCGGAGATAGACTTCAACCAAGGCGTTATGTTATAATCGCCGTTAAAGGTGAAGTTCAGGCGGTTGTAGTACGTACCCACGGGCATACCCTTTTGGTAGTTGTAGCCAAGGCTTGCGTAGTAAGAGCCCTTGTCGTTACCGCCGTTCATTGCAAGGTTATAGTCCTGTGAGGTGGTGGGAGTAATAATGTTGAAGTCACCCATATAGGACTCCTTGAATATAAGTTTGTCGCCATACACGGGGTCGGTCATAGTTTTCCAGCCCTGATTGAGGAGGAATGCGAGATCTTCCGTATACTTCATCGTGCTCCACACGGCGCGCGAATCCAAGTTGCCGTTGAGCGTGGTGGATGGGCTATCCGGATTCCACCACAGGTTGCCCGTGCCGTAGGGGGTGGCAGTTGTCAGGCTCGCCATAGTTGTCGAGCCGACCCACTTGCCGGAGGCATCCTTGTAAATCTGCGAGGCGTTTTTGTATCCGGTGCGCATATAATAGAGATAGTCCTGTGCGCTAAGGAAATCGAGGAACGGGGTGAGGAAGTTTACGGCTACCTTTGCCTTAGCCGTGATTTGGGACGTGCCCTCTTTACCGCGTTTTAGTGTGATAAGGATAACGCCGTTGTTGGCGCGGGCGCCATAAATAGCCGTAGCACCGGCATCCTTGAGCACCTCCATAGATTCGATGTCCTCGGGATTCAGGTCGTTCATCGAACGCACCTGACCATCCACAACCGTCAGGGGAGAGCCCGACCCGTCCAGGTTAGTCCCCCCCCGTAGAATGATTGTAGGAGAAGAGCCCGGATTGCCCGAGTTTGAGATGATGCGAAGACCGGGAACAGCACCCGCCAGAGCCTGAGCCGGATTGGAGTAGAGACCCGTTGTGAGGGTCTGGGAGGTAACCTTGGATATGGAGTTTGTCACCTTGGAACGGAGCTGGGTGCCGCCATAGCCAGTAACAACAACCTCTTGAAGACCAACGGCATCGGACTTCATAACAACATCAATTCTAGTTTGATTGTTGATGGAGACCTCCGTGGTTTGCATTCCCAGAAACTCTATTACTAACGTTCCGTCCGGTGGAAGAGACTTAATCTCGCAGATGCCGTCCACGCCGACCATTGACGCTTTCTGCGGATTACTTTTGAGATAGACAGCGGCGCCGATAACTGCTTCCCCTGCTTCATCAAGAACTTTCAACGTAACGTCAATGCCCCCTTTCTGTTGAGCAAATACGCCGGTTAAAACAAATACGCTCAGCAAAGCAACCAAAATGTGCTTTGACGCCGAACGCCAAAGTGGTAAAGTTTTGTCCATTTACTAA includes these proteins:
- a CDS encoding Crossover junction endodeoxyribonuclease RuvC → MIKRMPISQRAKPETRDGEREGFVVMGIDPGTNLMGYSVVKIVDNNPVVVVMGVITLGKFGDPYQKLAHIFERLTALIKEYKPAEMALEAPFYGTNVQSMLKLGRAQGVAMAAALAQNVDVFEYAPTRVKQAIAGNGRASKEQVAALLGRLLGVDTPDKLDATDALAVALCHHYTQSSPTATRCTTKSSWQTFINQNPNKIIK
- a CDS encoding SusD family outer membrane protein, translating into MKKYKKYMIFALLFLPMASCNILNLTPEDYYAVGTFWKSEAQVNGFITGLHTDMRSNYTRFYLLGEVRGGTMVSGNSIVNTSPNYASPQKNNAFTANSTGYTSWAGIYGSLMQVNLAITELETGCTFLTTQERNKFLGTAYGIRALWYFMLYKTYGGVPLVDKVKILDGKIYAEKLYQPRAKASEILAFIKSDIAKSEAAYGDNTQYETTHSLWSKYATLMLKADVYLWAAKVSVGDQAAGATADLNIAKTALDPIVNGTQYKLMPDFINVFRIKNAANTETIFALRFMDKEATNFGSSFVSADNVFVNQVYLRDHTLMTPEKEVQMINAKSTGLLREAYKYSFFAYFDPEDLRRDATFVDVYTSSDGGKTFNNGGVVTLKLMGEINSEANRVYNTDWQVYRLAEAYLMMAEIENKLGNDPSPWINKVRERAYGANYQKHVHTNQGFAANELAILKERDCEFVAEGKRWFDIVRMQDAAQQPLAFSAVVNFTEAYPVQPANLPVIGTNEKFKLLWPVDITTLNNDPLLEQTPGY
- a CDS encoding SusC/RagA family TonB-linked outer membrane protein; the encoded protein is MDKTLPLWRSASKHILVALLSVFVLTGVFAQQKGGIDVTLKVLDEAGEAVIGAAVYLKSNPQKASMVGVDGICEIKSLPPDGTLVIEFLGMQTTEVSINNQTRIDVVMKSDAVGLQEVVVTGYGGTQLRSKVTNSISKVTSQTLTTGLYSNPAQALAGAVPGLRIISNSGNPGSSPTIILRGGTNLDGSGSPLTVVDGQVRSMNDLNPEDIESMEVLKDAGATAIYGARANNGVILITLKRGKEGTSQITAKAKVAVNFLTPFLDFLSAQDYLYYMRTGYKNASQIYKDASGKWVGSTTMASLTTATPYGTGNLWWNPDSPSTTLNGNLDSRAVWSTMKYTEDLAFLLNQGWKTMTDPVYGDKLIFKESYMGDFNIITPTTSQDYNLAMNGGNDKGSYYASLGYNYQKGMPVGTYYNRLNFTFNGDYNITPWLKSISGFQFAEAKWNGLPPTQGSEANYFGRVLSVPPTFRGYNADGEMLLGANTGDGNQQYQIEKFIRKNQSDKFTINQGFNVKFADGLSLKINAIWMYEEANAESFNRDYQTAPGDNWNRARNASASWWRELSETYNAVLSYDKQIKDHYISAMVGSEYYNYSYISLAASGSGAPTDDLGNLSLTENKENMRQMSNRHSHQRILSFFGRVNYDYLGKYLISGVVRQDGYSRLSQQNRWGLFPGVSAGWIMTKEDFFDSMRDIVSFAKIRASFGLNGNVSDDYVGSYTVQGQYGANRYGGGVGYLLSGIPNPYLTWEKSRTAEVGIDIGLLQNRFNINMTYYNRLTLDKFAGITLPVSSGISSILSNNGKIQNQGFEFDLQARIIDTPDWQVSVGINGAYNINKIVELPHNGLERNRQNAIQVYTGNGDEKEWVGGYQQGKEPGVYYAFKYLGVYKSESEIPANLIDRSTGINGSNNRVLYSPDEWAKLENKGEAFPLSAGDAKWLDVNGDGVIDDFDKVRIGNSRPRWTGGLNINASWRGLSLWASMDYALGFWVVDHTTQWFVGATQGTYNATTDALRTWSETNPNGDMPIYIWADQLNKRNYSRQSSLFYHRGDYLNFREVSLSYSLPKEWITKIKMSRVDVSVTGQNLGFLSAMKNAWMAGRSTDTFGGGYPNPKTVIIGLSITF
- a CDS encoding SusC/RagA family TonB-linked outer membrane protein; translated protein: MVGVDGICEIKSLPPDGTLVIEFLGMQTTEVSINNQTRIDVVMKSDAVGLQEVVVTGYGGTQLRSKVTNSISKVTSQTLTTGLYSNPAQALAGAVPGLRIISNSGNPGSSPTIILRGGTNLDGSGSPLTVVDGQVRSMNDLNPEDIESMEVLKDAGATAIYGARANNGVILITLKRGKEGTSQITAKAKVAVNFLTPFLDFLSAQDYLYYMRTGYKNASQIYKDASGKWVGSTTMASLTTATPYGTGNLWWNPDSPSTTLNGNLDSRAVWSTMKYTEDLAFLLNQGWKTMTDPVYGDKLIFKESYMGDFNIITPTTSQDYNLAMNGGNDKGSYYASLGYNYQKGMPVGTYYNRLNFTFNGDYNITPWLKSISGFQFAEAKWNGLPPTQGSEANYFGRVLSVPPTFRGYNADGEMLLGANTGDGNQQYQIEKFIRKNQSDKFTINQGFNVKFADGLSLKINAIWMYEEANAESFNRDYQTAPGDNWNRARNASASWWRELSETYNAVLSYDKQIKDHYISAMVGSEYYNYSYISLAASGSGAPTDDLGNLSLTENKENMRQMSNRHSHQRILSFFGRVNYDYLGKYLISGVVRQDGYSRLSQQNRWGLFPGVSAGWIMTKEDFFDSMRDIVSFAKIRASFGLNGNVSDDYVGSYTVQGQYGANRYGGGVGYLLSGIPNPYLTWEKSRTAEVGIDIGLLQNRFNINMTYYNRLTLDKFAGITLPVSSGISSILSNNGKIQNQGFEFDLQARIIDTPDWQVSVGINGAYNINKIVELPHNGLERNRQNAIQVYTGNGDEKEWVGGYQQGKEPGVYYAFKYLGVYKSESEIPANLIDRSTGINGSNNRVLYSPDEWAKLENKGEAFPLSAGDAKWLDVNGDGVIDDFDKVRIGNSRPRWTGGLNINASWRGLSLWASMDYALGFWVVDHTTQWFVGATQGTYNATTDALRTWSETNPNGDMPIYIWADQLNKRNYSRQSSLFYHRGDYLNFREVSLSYSLPKEWITKIKMSRVDVSVTGQNLGFLSAMKNAWMAGRSTDTFGGGYPNPKTVIIGLSITF